The following coding sequences are from one Devosia yakushimensis window:
- a CDS encoding FAD-dependent oxidoreductase, whose amino-acid sequence MTGAGKALDIAICGAGPAGLATALYMHRLGHRPVILERFDAPRPLGSGLILQPTGQAVLHDLGLFEAICALGAPLDRLHGADARSGRVVLDVRYHSLPGIGRGLGIHRAALFGVLHDAVLEAGISIRTGQSVQALADLPAGRRAVLFEGDQQSEPFDLVIDCLGGGSPLKPHSSGPGKARALPFGAIWGTVPWQGDGFEPTALTQRYQRASVMIGVLPIGRAVPEGPELAAFFWSLKPADYEALRQKGFAAWKEAVLGHWPEVRPHLDAVEDFSAMTLARYAHHTMAMPVGEALAFVGDSAHSASPQLGQGANMALLDARALHLALRDHPDDLDKALAHYARLRRGHVRLYQALSAMFTPFYQSDSRMLPMVRDLFVSALAKIPPAPQLLAAIVAGALLSPIKKLELEKPPGF is encoded by the coding sequence ATGACGGGTGCGGGCAAGGCGTTGGACATCGCCATTTGCGGGGCGGGGCCGGCGGGCCTTGCCACCGCGCTTTATATGCACCGTCTGGGGCACCGGCCGGTCATTCTCGAACGGTTCGACGCGCCCAGACCCTTGGGGTCGGGGCTGATTCTGCAGCCCACCGGCCAGGCCGTGTTGCATGATCTAGGGCTCTTTGAGGCCATATGCGCGCTTGGCGCGCCGCTCGACCGGCTGCATGGCGCCGATGCGCGGTCGGGGCGGGTGGTGCTCGATGTGCGCTATCACAGCCTGCCTGGCATTGGCCGGGGCCTGGGCATTCATCGGGCGGCGCTGTTCGGCGTATTGCACGATGCCGTGCTGGAGGCAGGCATTTCCATCCGCACCGGCCAATCGGTCCAGGCCCTGGCGGACTTGCCCGCCGGCCGCCGCGCCGTCCTGTTCGAAGGCGACCAGCAGAGCGAGCCGTTCGATCTGGTGATCGACTGCTTGGGCGGCGGTTCGCCCCTCAAGCCGCATTCCAGCGGCCCGGGCAAGGCACGTGCTTTGCCGTTTGGCGCGATCTGGGGCACCGTGCCATGGCAGGGCGACGGCTTCGAGCCGACGGCGTTGACGCAGCGTTACCAGCGGGCCAGCGTCATGATCGGAGTTTTGCCCATCGGCCGCGCCGTGCCGGAGGGGCCGGAACTGGCCGCTTTCTTCTGGAGTCTCAAGCCGGCCGATTACGAGGCCCTGAGGCAAAAAGGCTTTGCGGCGTGGAAAGAGGCTGTGCTTGGCCATTGGCCCGAAGTGCGGCCTCATCTCGATGCCGTCGAGGATTTTTCTGCCATGACCCTGGCGCGGTATGCGCATCACACCATGGCCATGCCGGTCGGGGAGGCACTGGCCTTTGTCGGCGACAGTGCGCATTCGGCCAGCCCGCAATTGGGGCAAGGCGCCAATATGGCGCTGCTCGATGCCAGGGCGCTGCACCTGGCCTTGCGCGACCATCCGGACGATCTGGACAAGGCCCTGGCGCATTATGCGAGGCTGCGGCGCGGCCATGTGCGGCTCTATCAGGCGCTCAGCGCCATGTTCACGCCCTTCTACCAGTCCGATAGCCGGATGCTGCCCATGGTCCGGGATCTGTTCGTTTCGGCGCTGGCCAAAATTCCGCCGGCCCCGCAATTGCTCGCGGCCATCGTCGCGGGGGCGCTGCTGTCACCGATCAAAAAGCTGGAACTGGAAAAGCCGCCGGGGTTCTAG